A genome region from Pseudomonas sp. N3-W includes the following:
- a CDS encoding alpha-ketoacid dehydrogenase subunit beta yields MNDHNNNIQLETAMTTTTMTMIQALRSAMDVMLERDDNVVVFGQDVGYFGGVFRCTEGLQTKYGTSRVFDAPISESGIVGVAVGMGAYGLRPVAEIQFADYVYPASDQIISEAARLRYRSAGEFTAPMTLRMPCGGGIYGGQTHSQSIEAMFTQVCGLRTVMPSNPYDAKGLLIASIENDDPVIFLEPKRLYNGPFDGHHDRPVTPWSKHPAAQVPDGYYTVPLDVAAITRPGKAVTILTYGTTVYVSQVAAEETGIDAEVIDLRSLWPLDLETIVNSVKKTGRCVIVHEATRTCGFGAELAALVQEHCFHYLEAPIERVTGWDTPYPHAQEWAYFPGPSRVGAALHRVMEV; encoded by the coding sequence ATGAACGATCACAACAACAATATCCAGCTGGAAACCGCCATGACCACCACCACCATGACCATGATCCAGGCGCTGCGCTCGGCCATGGACGTGATGCTTGAGCGCGACGACAACGTCGTGGTCTTTGGCCAGGACGTGGGCTACTTCGGCGGTGTGTTCCGTTGCACCGAAGGCCTGCAGACCAAATACGGCACCTCCCGTGTATTCGATGCGCCGATTTCCGAAAGCGGCATCGTCGGGGTGGCCGTCGGCATGGGTGCCTACGGACTGCGGCCAGTGGCCGAAATCCAGTTCGCCGACTACGTCTACCCGGCGTCGGACCAGATCATTTCCGAAGCGGCGCGCTTGCGTTATCGCTCGGCCGGCGAGTTCACCGCCCCAATGACCCTGCGCATGCCTTGCGGCGGCGGCATCTATGGAGGCCAGACCCACAGCCAGAGCATTGAAGCGATGTTCACTCAGGTCTGCGGCCTGCGCACCGTGATGCCGTCCAACCCGTACGACGCCAAGGGCCTGCTGATCGCCTCCATCGAAAACGATGACCCGGTGATTTTCCTGGAGCCGAAACGCCTGTACAACGGCCCGTTCGACGGCCACCACGACCGCCCGGTAACCCCGTGGTCGAAGCACCCTGCCGCACAAGTGCCAGATGGCTATTACACCGTGCCGCTGGACGTCGCCGCGATTACCCGTCCGGGCAAGGCCGTGACCATCCTCACTTACGGCACCACGGTTTACGTGTCGCAAGTGGCCGCCGAAGAAACCGGCATTGACGCTGAAGTCATCGACCTGCGCAGCCTGTGGCCGCTGGACCTTGAGACCATCGTCAACTCGGTGAAGAAAACCGGCCGCTGCGTGATCGTTCACGAAGCCACCCGCACCTGCGGTTTCGGCGCCGAACTGGCGGCACTGGTGCAAGAACACTGCTTCCACTACCTCGAAGCGCCCATCGAACGCGTTACCGGTTGGGACACCCCCTACCCGCACGCGCAAGAGTGGGCGTACTTCCCTGGCCCGTCCCGAGTGGGCGCGGCTTTGCATCGGGTTATGGAGGTCTGA
- a CDS encoding dihydrolipoamide acetyltransferase family protein, whose protein sequence is MGTHVIKMPDIGEGIAEVELSVWHVKVGDMVVEDQVLADVMTDKAMVDIPSPVHGKVISLGGVPGEVMAVGSILISIEVEGTGNFKESAQPAVAVKETPVVAPQAAAVAENKPLAAPRPAPTCQGPMVAREADERPLASPAVRKHALDLGIQLRLVRGSGPAGRVLHEDLDAYLAQGQSNASTSVGAAYAQRNDEEQIPVIGMRRKIAQRMQDATQRAAHFSYVEEIDVTAVEELRAHLNEKHGATRGKLTLLPFLVRALVVALRDFPQINARYDDEAQVITRLGAVHVGVATQADIGLMVPVVRHAEARSLWDSAAEISRLATAARNGKASRDELSGSSITLTSLGALGGIVSTPVLNLPEVAIVGVNKIVERPMVVKGQIVIRKMMNLSSSFDHRVVDGMDAAQFIQAVRGLLEQPATLFVE, encoded by the coding sequence ATGGGCACGCACGTTATCAAGATGCCGGACATTGGCGAAGGCATCGCGGAAGTTGAATTGTCGGTGTGGCACGTCAAGGTCGGCGATATGGTCGTCGAGGACCAGGTGTTGGCCGATGTCATGACCGACAAGGCGATGGTCGATATTCCATCGCCGGTGCATGGCAAAGTTATCTCCCTTGGCGGTGTGCCAGGGGAAGTGATGGCCGTTGGCAGCATTCTGATCAGCATCGAAGTCGAAGGCACGGGCAACTTCAAGGAGTCGGCGCAGCCTGCGGTGGCTGTTAAAGAGACTCCGGTTGTCGCCCCTCAGGCCGCCGCCGTGGCCGAGAACAAACCGCTTGCCGCACCGCGTCCGGCACCGACCTGTCAGGGGCCGATGGTGGCTCGCGAAGCCGATGAGCGTCCGCTGGCGTCCCCGGCCGTGCGCAAGCATGCGCTGGATCTGGGCATTCAATTGCGTCTGGTGCGCGGTTCCGGCCCGGCCGGTCGCGTCTTGCACGAAGACCTCGACGCCTATCTGGCTCAAGGTCAGTCGAATGCCTCGACGTCCGTTGGCGCCGCTTACGCCCAGCGTAACGATGAAGAGCAGATCCCGGTCATTGGCATGCGCCGCAAGATCGCCCAACGCATGCAGGACGCCACCCAACGCGCCGCCCACTTCAGCTACGTCGAAGAGATCGACGTGACTGCCGTGGAAGAACTGCGCGCGCACCTGAACGAAAAACACGGCGCCACGCGCGGCAAGCTGACCTTGCTGCCGTTCCTGGTCCGTGCGTTGGTCGTCGCCCTGCGCGACTTCCCCCAGATCAATGCCCGTTACGACGACGAAGCCCAGGTCATCACTCGCCTCGGCGCCGTGCATGTCGGTGTTGCCACTCAGGCCGACATCGGTTTGATGGTGCCGGTGGTGCGTCACGCCGAAGCCCGCAGCCTGTGGGACAGCGCCGCGGAAATCTCGCGCCTGGCCACGGCTGCGCGCAACGGCAAGGCCAGCCGCGACGAGTTGTCTGGTTCAAGTATCACCCTGACCAGCCTTGGCGCCCTGGGCGGCATCGTCAGCACGCCGGTACTGAACCTGCCGGAAGTGGCAATCGTTGGCGTCAACAAGATCGTCGAACGGCCGATGGTGGTCAAAGGCCAGATCGTGATCCGCAAGATGATGAACCTCTCCAGCTCCTTCGATCACCGGGTGGTCGATGGCATGGACGCGGCGCAATTCATCCAGGCCGTCCGTGGCTTGCTCGAACAACCCGCCACGCTGTTTGTGGAATAA
- the lpdA gene encoding dihydrolipoyl dehydrogenase, which translates to MQTLNTTLLIIGGGPGGYVTAIRAGQLGISTILVEGESLGGTCLNIGCIPSKALIHVAEQFHQTRHHSQHSALGISVSAPTLDIGKSVEWKDGIVDRLTTGVSALLKKHKIQVIQGWANVIDGKTVDVGDTRIQCEHLVLATGSKSVNLPMLPIGGPIISSTEALTPKSVPKRLIVVGGGYIGLELGIAYRKLGAEVSVVEAQDRILPAYDAELTQPVHDELKKLGVKLYLKHSVQGFDSIANTLQVIAPDGDVLNLETDQVLVAVGRKPNTQGWNLEALNLAMNGPAIKIDNRCQTSMRNVYAIGDLSGEPMLAHRAMAQGEMVAELISGKSREFNPTAIAAVCFTDPELVVVGKTPDEAKAAGLDCIVSSFPFAANGRAMTLESKSGFVRVVARRDNHLIVGWQAVGVGVSELSTAFGQSLEMGARLEDIAGTIHAHPTLGEAVQEAALRALGHALHL; encoded by the coding sequence ATGCAAACTCTGAACACCACGCTACTGATCATCGGCGGCGGCCCTGGCGGTTATGTGACGGCGATCCGTGCCGGTCAGCTGGGTATTTCGACCATCCTGGTCGAAGGCGAATCGTTGGGCGGTACCTGCCTGAACATTGGCTGCATTCCGTCCAAGGCGCTGATCCATGTGGCCGAGCAGTTTCATCAAACCCGCCACCACAGCCAGCATTCGGCGCTGGGCATCAGCGTCTCGGCGCCCACTCTGGACATCGGCAAAAGCGTTGAATGGAAGGACGGCATCGTTGATCGCCTGACCACTGGCGTGTCGGCGCTGCTGAAAAAACACAAGATCCAGGTGATTCAAGGCTGGGCGAACGTCATCGACGGCAAGACCGTCGACGTGGGCGATACGCGCATCCAGTGCGAGCACCTGGTGCTGGCTACCGGTTCCAAAAGCGTGAACCTGCCGATGCTGCCAATCGGCGGGCCGATCATTTCCTCGACCGAAGCGCTGACGCCCAAGTCCGTGCCCAAACGACTGATCGTGGTCGGTGGCGGTTACATCGGCCTGGAGCTGGGCATTGCCTACCGCAAGCTCGGCGCCGAGGTCAGCGTGGTCGAGGCGCAGGACCGCATCCTGCCGGCCTACGATGCTGAACTGACGCAGCCGGTGCACGACGAACTGAAAAAGCTGGGCGTTAAGCTTTACTTGAAGCATAGCGTTCAAGGCTTTGATTCTATTGCTAATACCTTGCAGGTTATCGCGCCAGACGGCGACGTTTTGAACCTGGAAACCGATCAGGTGCTGGTGGCTGTCGGGCGCAAGCCGAACACTCAAGGCTGGAACCTCGAAGCGCTGAACCTGGCGATGAATGGCCCGGCGATCAAGATCGACAATCGTTGCCAGACCAGCATGCGCAACGTGTATGCCATCGGCGACCTGAGTGGCGAACCGATGCTCGCGCACCGGGCCATGGCCCAAGGCGAGATGGTTGCCGAACTGATCAGCGGCAAAAGCCGTGAGTTCAACCCTACTGCTATCGCCGCCGTGTGCTTCACCGACCCGGAACTGGTGGTGGTCGGCAAGACGCCGGACGAAGCCAAGGCTGCCGGGCTGGACTGCATCGTTTCCAGCTTCCCGTTTGCCGCCAATGGCCGGGCGATGACGCTGGAGTCCAAAAGCGGCTTCGTGCGGGTGGTAGCCCGTCGGGACAATCATCTGATTGTTGGCTGGCAGGCGGTGGGGGTAGGCGTTTCGGAATTGTCGACGGCATTCGGCCAGAGCCTGGAAATGGGCGCACGACTGGAAGACATCGCCGGCACCATCCATGCGCATCCGACGTTGGGCGAGGCGGTGCAGGAAGCGGCGCTGCGTGCGTTGGGGCATGCGTTGCACCTGTAA
- a CDS encoding branched-chain amino acid aminotransferase, protein MGNESINWDKLGFDYIKTDKRFLSYWRNGAWDEGTLTEDNVLHISEGSTALHYGQQCFEGMKAYRCKDGSINLFRPDQNALRMQRSCSRLLMPFVETEQFIEACKAVVRANERFIPPYGTGGALYLRPFVIGVGDNIGVRTAPEFIFSIFAIPVGAYFKGGLTPHNFLISSYDRAAPQGTGAAKVGGNYAASLMPGSQAKKANFADCIYLDPMTHSKIEEVGSANFFGITHDNKFITPRSPSVLPGITRLSLIELAQSRLGLEVIEGDVFIDKLSDFKEAGACGTAAVITPIGGISYNDKLHVFHSETEVGPVTQKLYKELTGVQTGDIEAPAGWIVKV, encoded by the coding sequence ATGGGTAACGAAAGCATCAATTGGGACAAGCTGGGCTTTGACTACATCAAGACAGACAAGCGTTTCCTGTCGTACTGGCGTAATGGTGCCTGGGACGAAGGCACCCTGACCGAAGACAACGTGCTGCACATCAGCGAAGGCTCCACTGCCCTTCACTATGGCCAGCAGTGCTTCGAAGGCATGAAGGCCTATCGTTGCAAGGACGGCTCGATCAACCTGTTCCGTCCGGACCAGAACGCCCTGCGTATGCAACGCAGCTGCTCGCGCCTGCTGATGCCGTTCGTCGAAACCGAACAGTTCATCGAAGCCTGCAAGGCCGTGGTCCGCGCCAACGAGCGTTTCATCCCGCCTTACGGCACCGGTGGCGCGCTGTACTTGCGTCCGTTCGTGATCGGCGTGGGTGACAACATCGGCGTGCGTACCGCCCCCGAGTTCATCTTCTCGATTTTCGCCATCCCGGTCGGTGCCTACTTCAAGGGCGGCCTGACCCCGCACAACTTCCTGATCTCCAGCTACGACCGCGCCGCCCCACAAGGCACCGGTGCGGCCAAGGTCGGTGGCAACTACGCCGCCAGCCTGATGCCCGGCTCCCAGGCCAAGAAAGCGAATTTCGCCGACTGCATCTACCTGGACCCAATGACTCACTCGAAAATCGAAGAAGTCGGCTCTGCCAACTTCTTCGGGATCACCCACGACAACAAGTTCATCACCCCACGCTCGCCGTCGGTACTGCCGGGCATCACCCGCCTGTCGCTGATTGAGCTGGCGCAATCGCGCCTGGGTCTGGAAGTGATTGAAGGCGACGTGTTCATCGACAAGCTGTCGGACTTCAAGGAAGCCGGTGCCTGTGGCACCGCGGCCGTGATCACCCCGATTGGCGGCATCAGCTACAACGACAAACTGCACGTGTTCCACAGCGAAACCGAAGTCGGCCCGGTCACCCAGAAGCTCTACAAAGAGCTGACCGGTGTGCAAACCGGCGACATCGAAGCGCCAGCAGGCTGGATCGTCAAGGTTTGA
- a CDS encoding TIGR03915 family putative DNA repair protein: MINLDCDDLFDTWRQQARWLLSHEVDPSLVSWASEGVADLFASDDAPPAAPGPFQARIPVALLGILENAARYRGDQRWSLLYEVLWRVSHGDRTAMLAGDKLGSELQRRIKQVQRESHHLHAFVRFVERPQSAEGPQYVAWHEPAHDILHSASEHFVRRMGRHRWLIATPRDGVYYDGEQLIHQRQCPVEWQQLAQNVDDPHGDMWLTYYSHTFNPARLNPKVMQGHLPARFWKNLPEGALIPGLITQARTGKQQDGQASGIKGRGGKRIAVGDAERNQQP; this comes from the coding sequence ATGATCAATCTCGATTGCGACGACCTGTTCGACACCTGGCGCCAGCAGGCGCGCTGGCTGCTGAGCCATGAGGTCGATCCGAGCCTGGTGAGCTGGGCCAGCGAAGGCGTCGCGGACCTGTTTGCCAGTGACGATGCGCCGCCCGCTGCACCCGGTCCTTTTCAGGCGCGTATTCCGGTGGCGTTGCTGGGCATTCTGGAAAACGCTGCCCGCTATCGTGGCGATCAACGCTGGAGCCTGTTGTATGAAGTGCTGTGGCGGGTCAGTCACGGCGACCGCACGGCGATGCTGGCGGGTGACAAGCTCGGCAGCGAGTTGCAGCGGCGTATCAAGCAGGTCCAGCGTGAATCTCATCATTTGCACGCGTTTGTGCGATTCGTCGAGCGGCCACAAAGTGCCGAGGGCCCGCAGTATGTGGCCTGGCACGAACCGGCCCACGACATTCTGCACAGTGCCAGCGAGCATTTCGTCCGGCGCATGGGGCGCCATCGCTGGTTGATCGCCACGCCCCGCGACGGGGTTTATTACGATGGCGAACAGTTGATCCACCAGCGCCAGTGTCCGGTTGAATGGCAGCAACTGGCGCAGAACGTCGACGACCCGCACGGCGACATGTGGTTGACCTATTACAGCCATACCTTCAATCCGGCGCGCTTGAACCCGAAAGTCATGCAAGGGCATTTGCCGGCTCGGTTCTGGAAAAACTTGCCTGAAGGCGCGCTGATTCCGGGGTTGATCACTCAGGCGCGCACCGGCAAGCAGCAGGACGGCCAGGCCAGTGGCATCAAGGGCAGGGGCGGTAAACGCATTGCCGTGGGGGACGCCGAACGCAATCAGCAGCCGTAA
- a CDS encoding putative DNA modification/repair radical SAM protein — translation MELIDKLSILADAAKYDASCASSGAPKRSSEGKSGLGSTDGMGICHSYTPDGRCVSLLKILLTNFCLYDCQYCVNRRSSDVPRARFTPEEVVTLTMDFYRRNCVSGLFLSSGIIRSADYTMEQLIRVARLLREDHEFRGYIHLKTIPEADPALIEEAGRYADRLSVNIELPTDASLQTLAPEKQLGSIKQAMQTIYTGEQTVLNEPRSPKFAPAGQSTQMIVGADDTDDSTILHSAQALYGNFRLRRVYYSAFSPIPNSPKSVPLAAPPLMREHRLYQADFLLRSYGYTAGELFKGPGHLALDIDPKLAWALENREVFPLDLNRAEASLIARIPGIGLRTTERLVELRRQRRIRYEDLARMRCVLAKAKPFFITSDYHPQQAEVTSHLLYQQLRDRPQPQQMGLWG, via the coding sequence ATGGAACTCATCGACAAGCTCAGCATCCTCGCCGACGCCGCCAAGTACGACGCGTCCTGCGCCAGCAGCGGCGCGCCCAAGCGCAGCTCCGAGGGCAAGAGCGGGTTGGGCTCGACCGATGGCATGGGCATTTGTCACAGCTACACGCCTGACGGGCGTTGCGTGTCGCTGCTGAAGATCCTGCTGACCAACTTCTGTCTGTACGACTGCCAGTACTGCGTCAACCGCCGTTCCAGCGATGTGCCGCGAGCCCGTTTCACGCCGGAAGAAGTGGTGACCCTGACCATGGATTTCTACCGGCGTAATTGCGTCAGCGGGCTGTTTCTCAGCTCCGGGATCATCCGCTCGGCGGACTACACCATGGAACAACTGATTCGCGTGGCCAGACTGCTGCGCGAGGACCATGAGTTTCGCGGCTACATCCACCTCAAAACCATTCCCGAAGCGGATCCGGCCCTGATCGAGGAAGCAGGGCGTTATGCTGATCGCCTGAGCGTCAATATCGAGTTGCCCACCGATGCCAGTCTGCAAACCCTGGCCCCGGAAAAACAGCTGGGCTCGATCAAGCAGGCGATGCAGACCATCTACACCGGCGAACAGACCGTGTTGAACGAGCCCCGGTCGCCGAAGTTCGCCCCGGCCGGGCAGAGCACCCAGATGATCGTCGGCGCCGATGATACCGACGACAGCACCATCCTCCACAGTGCCCAGGCGCTGTACGGCAACTTCCGTCTGCGGCGGGTCTATTACTCGGCATTCAGCCCGATCCCCAACAGCCCGAAAAGCGTGCCCCTGGCTGCACCACCGCTGATGCGCGAGCACCGCCTGTACCAAGCCGATTTTCTATTGCGCAGTTATGGCTATACCGCAGGCGAGCTGTTCAAGGGGCCGGGGCATCTGGCGTTGGACATCGACCCGAAACTGGCTTGGGCACTGGAGAATCGTGAGGTCTTCCCGCTGGATCTCAATCGCGCCGAGGCCTCGTTGATCGCCCGTATTCCCGGGATCGGCCTGCGCACTACCGAGCGGCTGGTGGAGCTGCGCCGTCAGCGGCGCATTCGTTATGAAGACCTGGCCCGCATGCGCTGCGTGCTGGCCAAGGCCAAGCCGTTCTTCATTACCAGTGACTACCACCCACAGCAGGCGGAAGTCACCAGCCATTTGCTCTATCAGCAATTGCGCGACCGGCCGCAGCCGCAGCAAATGGGCTTGTGGGGATGA
- a CDS encoding EamA family transporter — protein sequence MNTEISHLDLSMAKGYALNIVYAVLTAIAIVFLSHVGAGIPMTVALFYMAVGSSIAFNVVEAARFKTLHLAVVDHWRHWLGMSVAFILNWIFSYYSATHSTAEFYISVFFLTSACCASLRARDVWKALVCVLAIYIAFVLTQASIAALIAAVLAGISVYAYFVLSHGFATRAQLSANSVVAVRCYLLAVAAFVWLLANGELARLIVPVYQIPELLFLVFFNMIIPSFLSQTCLHHVGVTRFTQINSLIPVIAFGLQTIFLGEWRMPILLMCILATLALNHQFFLRPRARLG from the coding sequence TTGAATACCGAGATCAGTCACCTCGATCTTTCGATGGCCAAGGGCTATGCCCTCAACATCGTCTACGCCGTGTTGACGGCCATTGCCATCGTTTTCCTCAGCCATGTCGGTGCCGGTATTCCCATGACCGTGGCGCTGTTCTACATGGCCGTCGGTTCGAGCATCGCATTCAATGTAGTGGAAGCTGCGCGCTTCAAAACCCTACACCTGGCGGTAGTGGACCATTGGCGCCACTGGCTTGGGATGTCCGTCGCGTTCATCTTGAACTGGATTTTTTCCTATTACAGCGCCACCCATTCCACGGCCGAATTCTATATCTCGGTGTTTTTCCTGACGTCCGCCTGTTGCGCGAGCCTCAGGGCACGAGATGTCTGGAAGGCACTGGTGTGCGTGCTGGCCATCTACATTGCATTCGTCCTGACCCAAGCCAGTATCGCCGCGCTGATTGCTGCCGTGCTGGCCGGCATCTCGGTGTATGCCTATTTCGTCCTTTCGCACGGGTTTGCGACGCGCGCGCAGCTCTCGGCCAACTCGGTGGTCGCCGTGCGCTGCTATTTGCTGGCAGTCGCCGCCTTTGTCTGGTTGCTGGCCAATGGTGAACTGGCCCGGTTGATCGTCCCGGTTTACCAGATACCGGAACTGCTGTTTCTGGTGTTCTTCAACATGATCATTCCTTCATTCCTGTCGCAGACGTGCCTGCATCATGTCGGTGTGACGCGCTTCACCCAGATCAATTCGCTGATCCCGGTGATCGCATTCGGGTTGCAGACGATTTTCCTGGGGGAGTGGCGGATGCCGATTCTGTTGATGTGCATCCTGGCGACGCTGGCGCTCAACCATCAGTTTTTCCTGCGACCCCGGGCGCGCCTGGGCTGA
- a CDS encoding alanine--glyoxylate aminotransferase family protein, producing the protein MHEINLRITGPTPLAPAVLEAMSQQMVSHRSDEFKDLYASVDRDVRALLGTRHPTIFLTCSGTGGLEAAVQNVLRPGDKVLSLHTGFYGALFAQITERWLQAPEQLIRLHSEPGQSTDPQALTQLLQRQDFDAVLITHNESSTGVLNPLEDLVRIIKAHSQALVLCDAVSSAGTTPIHMDRWGVDVLITVPQKGLMAPPGLAIVIANDRAQERARGARVGLYFDFQRALASGRMQQTPSTPSISCFRGLQASLQLLFAEGLDTVYERHVQARAICQGALAELGLGSFAMAPFQSPGVTAISLPESISAQTLQRALEQNYNLFATPAAGHWQDRVLRIAHMGWFSLADIDRAIACMKDHMRHTY; encoded by the coding sequence ATGCATGAAATCAATCTGCGCATCACCGGCCCGACCCCCCTGGCACCCGCAGTGCTTGAAGCCATGAGCCAACAGATGGTCAGCCATCGCAGTGACGAATTCAAAGACCTGTATGCCAGCGTCGACCGGGATGTCCGGGCGTTGCTCGGCACACGTCACCCGACCATCTTCCTGACGTGTTCGGGCACCGGCGGGTTGGAGGCAGCCGTTCAGAATGTGCTGCGCCCAGGTGACAAGGTGTTGTCGTTGCACACCGGTTTCTATGGCGCGTTGTTTGCGCAGATTACCGAGCGCTGGTTGCAGGCACCTGAACAACTGATTCGCCTGCACAGTGAGCCGGGGCAGTCGACCGATCCGCAAGCACTGACGCAGTTGCTACAGCGCCAGGATTTCGATGCGGTGCTGATCACTCACAATGAAAGCTCGACCGGCGTACTCAATCCCCTCGAAGACCTGGTGCGGATCATCAAGGCCCATTCGCAGGCGCTGGTATTATGCGATGCGGTCAGCAGCGCCGGGACCACGCCGATCCACATGGATCGCTGGGGGGTGGACGTATTGATCACGGTGCCGCAGAAAGGTTTGATGGCGCCGCCCGGGTTGGCCATCGTGATTGCCAACGATCGGGCGCAGGAGCGGGCACGCGGTGCTCGTGTCGGTCTGTACTTCGATTTTCAGCGGGCGCTGGCCAGTGGGCGAATGCAGCAAACGCCCTCGACTCCCTCGATCAGCTGCTTTCGCGGCTTGCAGGCCAGCTTGCAATTGCTGTTCGCCGAAGGGCTGGACACGGTCTACGAACGTCACGTTCAAGCCCGCGCCATCTGCCAGGGCGCACTGGCGGAGCTTGGACTTGGCAGTTTCGCCATGGCCCCGTTCCAGTCTCCCGGTGTCACTGCGATCAGCCTGCCCGAGTCTATCAGTGCCCAAACATTACAAAGAGCGCTGGAACAGAACTACAATCTGTTTGCCACACCGGCTGCCGGTCACTGGCAGGACAGGGTGTTACGCATTGCTCACATGGGCTGGTTCAGTCTTGCGGACATCGACCGGGCAATCGCCTGTATGAAGGATCATATGAGACATACCTATTGA
- a CDS encoding 2-aminoethylphosphonate aminotransferase, translating to MRNTDAQVLFTPGPLNTSATVKKAMLDDIGSRTKASAELISRVCSKLLKAYDVGEAFAAIPVQGSGTFAVEAMLTSCLPAADYCVAVLVNGEYSKRMLEICEIHGLNHVALQCNTEEAIDPERVDVFVQQNPQITHLALVHFETGLGVLNDLAQLLKVCEQRSVSLLLDAISTFGALPIPFDSPAITAVALSANKCLHSVPGIAFVIARTTALHATVRRSLSLDLHAQWRKLENAHQWRFTPPTHVLLALDQALNEWAQEGKAERRLEKYRRLNQRLVRQLAEQGIVPLLDARFRAPMITTFLLPDNFALTFDQLYRHLECDRLIIYPATYSMASSLRIGCIGELDSGDIDRLASALRHAATISTASEPATHA from the coding sequence ATGCGCAACACAGATGCCCAGGTGCTTTTCACACCTGGCCCCCTGAACACCTCGGCCACGGTGAAAAAGGCCATGCTGGACGACATCGGGTCCAGGACAAAGGCCTCGGCCGAGCTGATCTCGCGGGTCTGTTCGAAGCTGCTGAAGGCTTACGACGTTGGCGAAGCCTTTGCAGCGATTCCGGTGCAGGGCAGCGGCACGTTCGCTGTCGAAGCCATGCTGACCAGTTGCCTGCCAGCGGCCGACTATTGCGTGGCGGTGCTGGTCAACGGCGAGTACAGCAAGCGGATGCTGGAAATCTGTGAGATCCATGGCCTCAATCATGTGGCACTGCAGTGCAATACCGAGGAGGCGATCGATCCTGAGCGGGTCGACGTTTTTGTACAGCAGAACCCGCAGATCACCCACCTGGCGCTGGTGCATTTCGAGACCGGCCTGGGGGTCCTCAATGACCTGGCGCAACTGCTCAAAGTGTGTGAGCAGCGCTCGGTAAGTCTGTTGCTCGATGCGATCAGCACCTTCGGCGCGCTGCCCATCCCGTTCGATTCGCCAGCGATCACGGCCGTCGCACTGTCGGCCAACAAATGCCTGCACTCGGTACCGGGCATTGCGTTTGTCATTGCCAGAACAACGGCGTTGCACGCCACCGTGCGGCGCAGTTTGAGCCTGGACCTGCATGCGCAGTGGCGCAAACTGGAAAATGCTCATCAGTGGCGCTTCACGCCACCGACCCATGTGCTGCTGGCACTCGATCAGGCGCTGAATGAATGGGCGCAGGAGGGCAAGGCCGAGCGGCGTCTAGAAAAATATCGCCGGCTCAATCAGCGGCTGGTCCGACAGTTGGCCGAGCAGGGCATCGTGCCGTTGCTCGATGCACGTTTCCGGGCGCCGATGATCACCACGTTTCTGCTTCCCGACAATTTTGCCCTGACGTTCGATCAGTTGTACCGACACCTTGAATGCGACCGGTTGATTATCTATCCCGCCACCTACTCGATGGCCAGCTCCTTGCGCATCGGCTGTATCGGTGAACTGGACAGCGGCGATATCGATCGCCTGGCATCAGCCCTGCGACACGCAGCAACGATATCCACCGCGAGCGAGCCTGCCACTCATGCATGA